In Corynebacterium guangdongense, one DNA window encodes the following:
- a CDS encoding NADPH-dependent FMN reductase: protein MTRIAIVVGSTRPNRVGRQVGEWVNENAQKHAGAEFELIDLVDQNLPLLDEPNPPMMRQYEKEHTKAWSEKIASYDGFIFVTPEYNHSVPGAMKNAVDYLYYEWNNKSIGFVSYGTAGGTRSVEAWRLIAAELQMTDVRAQVFLSFATDFADMSTFRPTEESTGALGDVFDQVIAWADALKPLRG from the coding sequence ATGACCCGCATCGCCATCGTCGTCGGAAGCACCCGCCCCAACCGAGTCGGCCGCCAGGTCGGGGAGTGGGTGAACGAGAACGCCCAGAAGCACGCGGGCGCGGAGTTCGAACTGATTGACCTCGTCGACCAGAACCTGCCGTTGCTCGATGAACCCAATCCCCCGATGATGCGTCAGTACGAGAAGGAGCACACCAAAGCGTGGTCCGAGAAAATCGCCTCCTATGACGGCTTCATCTTCGTGACCCCCGAGTACAACCACTCCGTGCCGGGCGCGATGAAGAACGCGGTCGACTACCTCTACTACGAGTGGAACAACAAGTCGATCGGCTTCGTCAGCTACGGCACCGCCGGCGGCACCCGCTCCGTGGAAGCCTGGCGTCTGATCGCCGCCGAGCTGCAGATGACGGACGTTCGCGCGCAGGTGTTCCTCTCCTTCGCCACCGACTTCGCCGACATGAGTACCTTCCGGCCGACCGAGGAGTCCACTGGCGCGCTGGGCGATGTGTTCGACCAGGTCATCGCCTGGGCGGATGCCTTGAAGCCGTTGCGCGGTTAA
- a CDS encoding NADPH-dependent F420 reductase, translating into MTTYTIFGGTGSMGTAISGVLTKGGATTVAVSAEEAPTATIEGDVVILAVPYPAVDEIIATHREALAGKIVIDITNPLNFETFDELVVPAGSSAAAEIQAKLPESKVLKAFNTTFAATLSSGKVGDLTTTVLVAGDDEAAKKTLIDDVTAGGLDALDAGSLKRAHELEAVGFLQLTLAASEKIGWTGGFGLVK; encoded by the coding sequence ATGACCACCTACACGATCTTCGGCGGCACCGGCAGCATGGGCACCGCGATTTCAGGCGTGCTCACCAAGGGTGGAGCCACGACCGTCGCCGTCTCCGCCGAGGAGGCGCCCACCGCCACCATCGAGGGCGACGTCGTCATCCTCGCCGTGCCCTACCCGGCCGTCGACGAGATCATCGCCACCCACCGTGAGGCCCTGGCCGGCAAGATCGTCATCGACATCACCAACCCGCTGAACTTCGAGACCTTCGACGAGCTGGTCGTTCCCGCCGGCTCCTCCGCCGCCGCCGAAATCCAGGCCAAGCTCCCGGAGTCCAAGGTTCTCAAGGCCTTCAACACCACCTTCGCGGCCACCCTGTCCTCCGGCAAGGTCGGCGACCTGACCACCACCGTGCTCGTCGCCGGCGACGACGAGGCCGCCAAGAAGACGCTCATCGACGACGTCACCGCCGGCGGACTCGACGCCCTCGACGCAGGATCCCTCAAGCGCGCCCACGAGCTGGAGGCCGTCGGCTTCTTGCAGCTGACCCTCGCGGCCTCCGAGAAGATCGGCTGGACCGGCGGCTTCGGCCTGGTCAAGTAA
- a CDS encoding NAD(P)-dependent alcohol dehydrogenase — protein sequence MKKIDAYVVEAIDAPFVREELTLDAPGPGEVLVKVVATGVCHTDLNTQSGDMPLPLPGVLGHEGSGVVEAVGEGVTAVEPGDHVVMGWPYCGTCRNCVRGQHRYCLNIGAELLAGVRLHGPDAGESAYTRADGTTLSGHFFGQSSFATYSLTRENALVKVDKDIDLELLGPLACGITTGAGAVFNTATPAPGESIVIIGAGAVGLGAVMAAQNTPATTIIAMDLQDSRLELAAELGATHTVNTRENDIVDAVTGILGGPADYVIDCTGSIRVIERAADAVGMLGTLILVGGAPAEARFSLDHLRALWGKNVVGTLGGGSTSNELIPALIGLYRQGRFPFDRLVTTYGFDELEKAIEDAGSGETIKAVLRVAE from the coding sequence ATGAAAAAGATCGACGCCTACGTCGTTGAAGCCATCGACGCCCCCTTCGTCCGTGAGGAACTGACCCTCGACGCCCCAGGTCCCGGCGAAGTCCTGGTCAAGGTCGTCGCCACGGGCGTCTGCCACACCGACCTCAACACCCAGTCCGGTGACATGCCCCTGCCGCTGCCGGGCGTGCTCGGTCACGAGGGTTCGGGCGTCGTCGAGGCGGTCGGGGAGGGCGTCACCGCCGTCGAGCCCGGTGACCACGTCGTCATGGGCTGGCCCTACTGCGGTACCTGCCGCAATTGCGTCCGCGGCCAGCACCGCTACTGCCTCAACATCGGCGCCGAACTGCTGGCGGGAGTGCGCCTCCACGGGCCCGACGCGGGGGAGTCGGCCTACACCCGCGCCGACGGGACGACGCTCTCCGGCCACTTCTTCGGCCAGTCCTCCTTCGCCACCTACTCCCTGACCCGCGAGAACGCCCTGGTTAAGGTGGACAAGGACATCGACCTGGAGCTGCTCGGCCCGCTGGCCTGCGGGATCACCACTGGCGCCGGCGCGGTCTTCAACACCGCCACCCCCGCGCCGGGCGAGTCGATCGTCATCATCGGCGCCGGCGCGGTCGGCCTGGGCGCCGTCATGGCCGCCCAGAACACCCCGGCCACCACCATCATCGCCATGGACCTGCAGGACTCGCGCCTCGAACTGGCCGCCGAACTCGGCGCGACCCACACCGTCAACACGCGCGAGAACGACATCGTCGACGCGGTCACCGGCATCCTGGGTGGCCCCGCCGACTACGTCATCGACTGCACCGGCAGCATCCGCGTCATCGAGCGCGCCGCCGACGCCGTCGGCATGCTCGGCACCCTGATCCTCGTCGGCGGCGCCCCGGCCGAGGCCCGCTTCTCCCTCGACCACCTCCGCGCCCTGTGGGGCAAGAACGTCGTCGGCACCCTCGGCGGCGGCTCCACCAGCAACGAGCTGATCCCGGCGCTCATCGGCCTGTACAGGCAGGGGCGATTCCCCTTCGACAGGCTGGTGACGACCTACGGTTTCGACGAGTTGGAAAAGGCCATCGAGGACGCCGGTTCGGGCGAGACCATCAAGGCCGTGCTGCGCGTCGCGGAGTAG